A stretch of the Desulforamulus ferrireducens genome encodes the following:
- the tnpA gene encoding IS66 family insertion sequence element accessory protein TnpA, with the protein MNTREIAAEYRLAHWAQIVRRKNESGLTIKAFCASEGFRENTYYYWQRKLREAACEQLTEIRTEHAKLPCLVPSGFAELKITEAPEKLPIQNDAKQSEIRIELGGVRIAADSAYPVEKIAALLGLFKQLC; encoded by the coding sequence ATGAATACTAGAGAAATTGCTGCGGAATACCGCCTGGCGCACTGGGCACAGATAGTGCGCAGAAAAAATGAAAGCGGCCTTACTATTAAAGCTTTCTGTGCAAGCGAGGGATTCCGTGAAAACACCTACTACTATTGGCAACGGAAACTGCGAGAGGCTGCCTGTGAACAACTAACAGAAATTCGAACTGAGCACGCAAAGCTGCCTTGCCTAGTCCCATCAGGATTTGCCGAATTGAAAATTACAGAAGCACCTGAAAAGCTACCTATCCAGAACGATGCCAAACAGAGTGAAATCCGCATTGAACTTGGAGGAGTACGGATTGCTGCGGACAGCGCCTATCCGGTAGAAAAGATAGCCGCACTGCTTGGCCTATTTAAACAGCTATGCTAA
- the tnpB gene encoding IS66 family insertion sequence element accessory protein TnpB (TnpB, as the term is used for proteins encoded by IS66 family insertion elements, is considered an accessory protein, since TnpC, encoded by a neighboring gene, is a DDE family transposase.), with amino-acid sequence MRKSINGLAAIVEGSFKLDPCDGALFVFCNRSRDRIKILEWDGDGFWLHFKRLEKGHFRWPTSGEEQTLVLTGEELSILLGGTRVALKLRREELLGKRIT; translated from the coding sequence ATGCGGAAAAGCATCAACGGGCTTGCGGCCATTGTGGAAGGGAGTTTCAAACTTGACCCATGTGACGGGGCACTGTTCGTATTCTGCAACAGAAGCCGCGACCGCATAAAAATATTGGAATGGGATGGCGACGGGTTCTGGCTTCACTTCAAACGTCTGGAAAAAGGACATTTTCGGTGGCCAACGTCCGGTGAAGAACAGACCCTTGTGCTAACAGGTGAGGAATTGTCAATCCTATTAGGTGGGACAAGGGTGGCATTAAAGCTAAGGCGAGAAGAATTGCTGGGAAAAAGAATTACATAA
- the tnpC gene encoding IS66 family transposase: METANNWTEIIAKKDARIAELEMLVKFYEEQFRLSKHRQFGPSSEKGTLSGQLGLFDEAENEADLQKSEPGLEEITYARRKRIGKRKDDLSALPVETVEHTLPEEERVCPECGGMLHEMGHDTRRELVIIPPQVKVVEHRRAVLSCRNCEKNGDHVPIVKAEMPKPLISGSLASPSAVAHIITQKYVQHTPLYRQEQDWKRQGVRLSRQTMANWIIRCSEDWLLPIYERMKAILLTQDVLHADESTVQVLREPGKTAVSNSYMWLYRTSGDTKRQIVLFEYQPSRSSTHPRQFLKGFRGFLHTDGYAAYHTLPGVTVVGCWVHMRRKFEDALKAIPDSERAVSSANDAVRRIGLLFHLEEQWESLTPEERYKLRLEKSKPLAEAFFGWLQTLTVLPKTAMGKAVHYALEQREWLMNVYLDGRTELSNNRAENAVRPFALGRKNWLFCNAVKGAISSSVVYSIIETAKANGLLPFEYMKFLLETVPSTSVGELDALLPWGEAIPEKCRMPLTKENA, from the coding sequence ATGGAAACTGCAAACAACTGGACCGAAATAATAGCTAAAAAGGATGCCCGTATAGCCGAACTGGAGATGCTCGTAAAGTTTTACGAGGAACAGTTTCGGCTTTCTAAACATCGCCAATTTGGACCATCAAGCGAAAAGGGTACTCTGTCCGGTCAGCTTGGTCTGTTTGACGAGGCTGAAAATGAGGCTGATTTACAAAAATCCGAGCCGGGGCTTGAAGAAATTACCTATGCCCGCCGCAAACGCATTGGCAAAAGAAAAGATGACCTGTCAGCGTTGCCGGTGGAGACGGTGGAACATACACTTCCCGAAGAAGAACGAGTCTGCCCTGAATGCGGTGGGATGCTGCATGAAATGGGACATGATACCCGGCGCGAGCTTGTAATTATTCCGCCTCAGGTCAAGGTTGTGGAGCATAGACGTGCCGTACTATCCTGCCGGAACTGTGAAAAAAATGGCGACCATGTGCCAATAGTAAAGGCGGAAATGCCCAAGCCGCTAATCAGCGGCAGCCTTGCTTCACCATCCGCAGTGGCCCACATCATAACACAAAAATATGTTCAGCATACCCCACTGTACCGGCAAGAACAAGACTGGAAAAGGCAGGGGGTGCGGCTTTCCCGTCAGACTATGGCCAACTGGATCATCCGCTGCAGTGAGGATTGGCTGTTGCCCATTTATGAGCGAATGAAGGCCATATTGCTGACACAGGATGTGCTTCATGCTGATGAGAGTACAGTGCAGGTTTTACGGGAACCTGGGAAGACTGCCGTTTCAAACAGCTATATGTGGTTGTACAGGACAAGTGGGGATACAAAACGGCAGATTGTTCTCTTTGAGTATCAACCCAGCCGGTCAAGCACCCACCCGCGACAGTTTTTAAAGGGTTTTAGGGGTTTCCTGCACACAGACGGCTATGCTGCCTATCACACATTGCCCGGGGTCACAGTTGTGGGCTGTTGGGTTCATATGCGGCGTAAATTCGAGGATGCCCTTAAGGCCATTCCAGATTCCGAAAGGGCTGTATCATCAGCAAATGATGCTGTTAGGCGCATTGGCTTACTTTTCCACCTGGAAGAACAGTGGGAAAGTTTAACCCCTGAAGAACGCTACAAACTGAGATTAGAGAAATCTAAGCCTCTGGCAGAGGCTTTTTTTGGCTGGCTGCAAACGTTGACCGTCCTTCCCAAAACCGCTATGGGAAAGGCGGTGCACTATGCATTGGAACAGCGCGAATGGCTAATGAATGTCTACCTTGACGGGCGTACTGAACTCTCGAACAACCGCGCGGAAAATGCCGTGCGTCCCTTTGCCTTGGGCCGCAAAAATTGGTTGTTCTGCAATGCTGTCAAAGGGGCTATATCGAGCTCAGTAGTTTATTCCATCATAGAAACCGCCAAAGCAAACGGGCTGCTACCCTTTGAATATATGAAATTCCTACTTGAAACTGTTCCATCTACATCAGTTGGGGAATTGGATGCCCTATTACCTTGGGGCGAAGCTATCCCCGAAAAATGTCGCATGCCATTAACAAAGGAGAATGCCTAA
- a CDS encoding type III restriction-modification system endonuclease, with the protein MKLKFDKNLEYQQQAIASVVDLFRGQTPMHTNFTVSAYNGQIGLFDTENGIGNRLELDEEEILKNLQEVQLRNGLPQTKYLKAGEYDFDIEMETGTGKTYVYLRTIFELHKNYGFSKFIIVVPSIAIKEGVYKTLQITEEHFKELYDNTIYHYFIYDSSKLEQVRSFAVSDNIEIMVINIDAFRKSFTDPTKETKANIIHRTNDRLNGMKPIELIQETRPIVIIDEPQSVDTTPKAKEAIKSLNPLCIFRYSATHVERHNLVYKLDAVDSYNLGLVKQIEVAGFTTKDYHNKAYLKLLSVDNKKSPITAKIEMDVKDRRGVVKRKAVTVKRGDDLYEKSGGRDVYEGYIISEIYCEEGNEYVAFTSKPDILRIGKPIGDVDDLAIKEQQIRKTIEEHLDKELVLNKLGIKVLSLFFIDRVANYRYYDENGNPQKGIYAKLFEKHYNDLIRLPKYNTLFKDIDLDTTAEEVHNGYFSADKKGVLKDTSGSTQDDEDTYNLIMKDKERLLSFDTKLRFIFSHSALREGWDNPNVFQICTLNETQSEVKKRQEIGRGLRLCVNQEGERQYGSFVNTLTVIANESYEEFAAKLQKEYETESGIRFGIIETHLFANIPVKQEDGSIKHLGQEASEAIFKAFLDNGYIDETGEVQDKLKIDIKDNKLNVPEDYEHVKADITALARKVCSGLNIKNNSDKKAIKLNKRVYLDPEFKELWDRIKYKTTYSVDFDSEKLIDECCREMQKSLFISSPKLIYTKAGLDISAGGVVAEESDRYAVALDNQQENLPDIIAYLQNETNLTRKTIVEILIRSNTLHLFKKNPQKYMEQVAQIITAKMRLMIVDGIKYTKIGNDEYYAQELFESKELIGYLSKNMMESKKSVYEYVVYDSANEEKFARSFENNSKVKLYAKLPGWFTIPTPLGSYNPDWAVLIDADGKDKLYFVLETKADTMFDALRPTERAKIECGKKHFEALGTEVGFEDIDSFEGFIEEKVVVK; encoded by the coding sequence ATGAAGTTGAAATTTGATAAAAACCTAGAATACCAACAGCAGGCCATAGCTTCCGTTGTGGATTTGTTTAGAGGCCAAACGCCTATGCATACTAATTTTACCGTATCAGCTTATAATGGACAAATAGGCCTGTTTGATACAGAAAACGGTATAGGCAACAGGCTTGAACTGGATGAAGAAGAGATTCTTAAAAATTTGCAAGAAGTCCAGCTTAGAAATGGCCTGCCACAAACAAAGTATCTAAAAGCCGGCGAGTATGATTTTGATATTGAGATGGAAACCGGTACAGGTAAGACCTATGTTTATTTAAGGACAATTTTTGAACTCCATAAAAACTATGGGTTTTCCAAGTTTATTATTGTTGTTCCCAGTATTGCCATTAAAGAAGGTGTGTATAAGACCTTACAGATTACAGAGGAACATTTTAAGGAATTATATGATAATACAATTTACCACTACTTTATATATGATAGTAGCAAACTGGAACAGGTAAGAAGTTTTGCGGTAAGCGATAATATCGAGATTATGGTTATAAATATTGACGCTTTTAGGAAGAGTTTTACAGACCCTACTAAGGAAACTAAGGCTAATATTATTCATAGGACAAATGACAGATTAAACGGTATGAAGCCTATTGAGCTTATTCAGGAGACCAGACCCATTGTTATTATAGATGAGCCACAATCTGTAGACACGACTCCTAAAGCCAAAGAGGCTATTAAGTCCCTAAATCCATTATGTATATTTCGTTACTCAGCTACTCATGTGGAAAGGCACAATCTGGTTTATAAGCTGGATGCAGTAGACAGCTATAATTTAGGTCTGGTTAAACAGATAGAAGTTGCCGGGTTTACAACTAAAGACTACCACAATAAAGCCTACTTGAAGCTTTTATCTGTAGACAATAAAAAATCTCCTATAACAGCCAAAATAGAGATGGATGTCAAAGATAGAAGAGGTGTGGTTAAACGGAAAGCGGTAACGGTTAAGCGTGGAGATGACCTTTATGAAAAATCCGGAGGGCGTGATGTCTATGAAGGATATATTATTAGCGAGATTTATTGTGAAGAAGGGAACGAATACGTTGCCTTTACAAGTAAGCCGGATATTTTACGTATAGGTAAACCTATAGGAGATGTGGACGACCTGGCCATAAAAGAACAGCAGATTAGAAAGACAATAGAGGAGCACTTAGATAAAGAACTGGTATTAAACAAGCTGGGAATAAAAGTGCTGAGTCTGTTCTTTATTGACCGTGTGGCAAATTATCGCTACTATGATGAAAATGGGAATCCTCAAAAGGGTATCTATGCAAAGCTCTTTGAAAAACATTATAACGACCTCATAAGACTGCCTAAGTATAATACGCTGTTTAAAGATATTGATTTAGATACTACAGCCGAAGAAGTTCATAATGGCTATTTTTCAGCGGATAAGAAAGGTGTCTTAAAAGATACCAGCGGTTCTACGCAAGATGATGAGGATACTTACAACTTGATTATGAAAGACAAGGAACGTCTTTTATCTTTTGATACTAAACTTAGATTTATTTTCTCCCACTCAGCATTACGTGAGGGCTGGGATAACCCCAATGTGTTTCAGATATGTACCCTAAATGAAACACAGAGCGAGGTTAAAAAGCGTCAAGAGATTGGTCGTGGCCTGCGTCTTTGTGTTAATCAGGAAGGAGAACGTCAGTATGGTTCTTTTGTAAACACATTGACGGTTATCGCTAATGAAAGCTATGAGGAATTTGCAGCTAAACTCCAGAAAGAATACGAAACTGAAAGCGGCATAAGATTTGGCATTATTGAAACTCATTTATTTGCCAATATTCCGGTAAAACAAGAGGATGGAAGCATAAAGCATTTAGGACAGGAAGCTTCTGAGGCCATATTCAAAGCATTTTTAGATAATGGCTATATTGATGAAACAGGTGAAGTGCAAGACAAGCTGAAAATTGATATAAAAGACAACAAGCTAAATGTACCGGAAGATTATGAACATGTAAAAGCTGATATTACGGCTCTTGCCAGAAAAGTATGTAGCGGACTTAATATCAAGAACAATAGCGATAAAAAAGCTATTAAGCTTAATAAGCGGGTCTATCTTGACCCTGAGTTTAAAGAGCTATGGGATAGGATAAAATACAAAACTACCTATTCTGTAGATTTTGATAGTGAAAAGCTAATCGATGAATGTTGTAGAGAGATGCAGAAAAGCTTATTTATAAGTTCACCAAAGCTTATATATACGAAAGCAGGGCTTGATATTAGTGCAGGTGGCGTTGTGGCGGAAGAATCAGATAGATATGCTGTTGCTTTGGATAACCAACAGGAAAATCTGCCTGATATTATTGCCTATCTTCAAAATGAAACCAATTTAACCAGAAAAACCATTGTGGAGATACTGATAAGAAGCAATACTCTCCACCTTTTTAAGAAGAACCCTCAAAAGTATATGGAGCAGGTAGCGCAAATTATCACTGCTAAAATGAGGTTAATGATAGTTGATGGCATTAAATACACGAAGATAGGTAACGACGAATATTACGCACAAGAACTTTTTGAAAGTAAGGAACTTATAGGCTATTTGTCTAAAAACATGATGGAAAGTAAAAAATCAGTATATGAATATGTGGTATATGATAGTGCCAACGAGGAGAAGTTTGCCAGAAGCTTTGAAAACAATAGCAAAGTTAAGTTGTATGCAAAACTTCCCGGCTGGTTTACCATACCCACTCCCTTAGGCAGCTATAATCCTGACTGGGCTGTACTAATTGATGCGGACGGCAAGGATAAACTGTACTTTGTACTGGAAACCAAAGCTGATACTATGTTTGATGCTTTGAGACCAACGGAAAGAGCTAAAATTGAATGCGGGAAGAAACATTTTGAGGCTTTAGGTACTGAAGTAGGATTTGAAGATATAGATAGTTTTGAAGGATTTATAGAGGAGAAAGTAGTAGTAAAGTAG
- a CDS encoding site-specific DNA-methyltransferase yields the protein MIETTLTGKTPDIGEENIKKLMTIFPEVVTEGKVDFEKLKQVLGEYVDDSNERYNFTWNGKGRALRLSQTPSLGTLRPCKEESKNWDTTQNLYIEGDNLEVLKLLQKSYYGKIKMIYIDPPYNTGKDFVYKDDFYDSIENYKRITGQIDGNGKPISTNTETSGRYHTDWLNMMYPRLRLARNLLSENGLIVINIDEHEVTNLHKLCTEVFGESNDLGTIIWDKRNPKGDAKGVSYQHEYILLFAKNKEQFFESCTMVRPKKNAKAMLRKAEQIFNKVGKTLTLDEANAEFQAWISSQKELSGGEAAYKYIDTNGEVYRTVSMAWPNNKKAPEDYFIPLIHPITRKPCPVPAKGWRYPSATMRELLAKNLIIFGKDETKQPERKYLLRDNMYENIPSLLYYGGSDTDMLFALGIPFDTPKVVNIVKEHIQSFTEPTDVILDFFSGSATTAHAVMQLNAEDGGNRRFIMVQLPEPTDEKSEAYKAGYKNICEIGKERIRRAGEKIKEEYKDKENIENLDIGFKVFKLDTSNIRKWQPDYDNLEQSLMDYVDNFVEGRTEFDVVYEIMLKYGLDLTYPVDEFTIAGKKVYSIGYGMLMICLDNEITTEVAKGILTKIKELSPESSRVVFKDNGFKSDSNKTNIKEILKSGGIEEFITI from the coding sequence ATGATAGAAACAACTCTTACGGGCAAAACCCCGGACATAGGGGAAGAAAATATCAAGAAGTTAATGACCATATTTCCTGAAGTTGTTACAGAGGGAAAGGTAGATTTTGAAAAGCTGAAACAGGTTTTAGGTGAATATGTAGATGATAGTAACGAACGTTATAACTTTACTTGGAACGGAAAAGGACGAGCCTTGCGTTTATCCCAAACACCTTCACTGGGAACGTTAAGACCATGTAAAGAAGAAAGTAAAAACTGGGATACAACTCAGAATCTTTACATAGAAGGCGATAATCTCGAGGTATTGAAGCTTTTGCAAAAAAGCTACTATGGCAAGATTAAAATGATATATATTGACCCGCCCTACAACACGGGAAAAGATTTTGTCTATAAGGACGATTTTTATGATAGCATTGAAAATTACAAAAGAATTACAGGACAAATAGATGGCAATGGCAAGCCGATAAGCACAAATACTGAAACGAGTGGTCGTTATCATACTGATTGGCTCAATATGATGTATCCAAGGTTGAGGCTGGCAAGGAATCTGTTATCTGAAAATGGGCTTATAGTTATAAACATAGATGAACATGAAGTAACTAATTTACACAAACTTTGTACTGAAGTATTTGGAGAATCAAACGATTTGGGTACCATTATATGGGATAAGAGAAATCCGAAAGGTGATGCAAAAGGAGTATCATATCAACATGAATATATTTTATTATTTGCTAAGAATAAAGAACAATTCTTTGAAAGTTGTACAATGGTACGTCCTAAAAAGAATGCAAAGGCAATGTTGAGGAAAGCAGAACAGATTTTTAATAAGGTTGGTAAGACATTGACACTTGATGAAGCAAATGCAGAATTTCAAGCATGGATTTCCTCACAAAAGGAATTGAGTGGAGGAGAAGCCGCTTATAAATATATTGATACTAATGGAGAGGTATATCGTACTGTTTCTATGGCTTGGCCAAATAACAAAAAGGCTCCTGAGGATTATTTTATTCCGCTAATTCATCCTATTACACGAAAACCTTGTCCTGTTCCTGCTAAGGGTTGGCGTTATCCATCAGCTACAATGCGGGAATTATTAGCAAAAAATTTAATTATTTTTGGAAAAGATGAAACAAAGCAACCTGAAAGAAAATATTTATTACGAGATAACATGTATGAAAATATACCATCACTTTTATATTATGGTGGCAGTGATACAGATATGCTTTTTGCATTGGGGATTCCTTTTGATACTCCTAAAGTTGTAAATATAGTAAAAGAGCACATACAATCGTTTACAGAACCTACAGATGTTATTCTCGACTTTTTTTCAGGCTCCGCAACTACTGCCCACGCCGTAATGCAACTTAATGCCGAAGATGGTGGCAATCGTAGATTTATTATGGTTCAGCTTCCAGAGCCAACTGATGAAAAGTCCGAAGCTTATAAGGCAGGTTATAAAAACATATGTGAGATAGGCAAAGAGCGTATCCGCCGTGCAGGTGAAAAAATCAAAGAAGAATATAAAGATAAAGAAAATATAGAAAACCTTGATATTGGCTTTAAGGTGTTTAAGCTTGATACCTCTAATATCAGAAAGTGGCAGCCGGATTATGATAATTTAGAGCAATCTTTAATGGACTATGTGGACAATTTTGTGGAAGGCAGGACGGAATTTGATGTTGTTTATGAGATAATGCTTAAATATGGTCTTGACCTGACTTATCCAGTTGATGAGTTTACGATTGCCGGTAAGAAAGTCTATTCTATTGGCTATGGCATGCTGATGATTTGCCTTGATAATGAGATTACAACAGAGGTTGCTAAGGGTATTTTGACAAAAATAAAAGAATTATCACCTGAAAGCAGCAGAGTTGTATTTAAGGATAATGGATTTAAGTCAGACAGTAACAAGACCAATATCAAGGAGATACTTAAATCCGGCGGAATTGAAGAGTTTATAACTATATAG
- a CDS encoding DUF4391 domain-containing protein encodes MDDYRFLNIPDSCFVGSTIYKKLFYENAHLSSSDKSLFTDTINKVVWLYCLKPETINIPAYKDEVREYPEIEVIEVILNKEYGLNRIAEIIMRTIPYPMLLIFKLEDKIRFYMAHQRTSQSDSSKNTIEEFISTDWLRNDSDLFAKLDIKQMRFTNFYTLYSDIVDAISIYNLSAIMPTDDTITGAEARELSVKIEDIEQRIANLRSKLKKESQFNRKMELNIEIKRLEQSKNKLLGGDNE; translated from the coding sequence ATGGATGATTATCGTTTTTTAAACATCCCTGATAGTTGCTTTGTCGGTAGTACGATTTACAAGAAGTTATTTTATGAAAATGCCCATTTATCATCCAGTGATAAATCATTGTTTACAGATACCATAAACAAGGTAGTATGGCTCTACTGCCTTAAACCTGAAACAATAAATATACCGGCATATAAGGATGAAGTAAGAGAATATCCGGAAATTGAAGTTATAGAAGTTATTTTAAATAAAGAATATGGGCTTAACAGAATAGCTGAGATTATTATGAGGACTATCCCCTACCCTATGCTGCTGATTTTTAAGCTGGAAGATAAAATACGGTTTTATATGGCTCACCAGAGGACAAGCCAAAGTGACAGCAGCAAGAATACCATTGAGGAATTTATCTCTACTGACTGGTTAAGGAATGATAGTGATTTATTCGCTAAGCTTGATATAAAGCAAATGAGGTTTACAAACTTCTATACACTTTATAGTGATATAGTTGACGCTATCAGTATTTATAATCTATCAGCCATTATGCCGACAGATGACACTATAACAGGTGCTGAGGCAAGAGAACTCTCGGTAAAGATAGAAGATATAGAGCAAAGAATTGCAAATCTGCGGTCTAAACTTAAGAAGGAAAGCCAGTTTAACCGCAAAATGGAGCTAAATATAGAGATTAAAAGATTAGAACAGAGTAAAAATAAATTGCTTGGAGGCGATAACGAATGA